A stretch of the Hydrogenimonas thermophila genome encodes the following:
- a CDS encoding tyrosine-type recombinase/integrase: MKYPLDFENSFNKTLLFWITRYMHSKLNSLSNRQVKDPQALARIISNLRTGVDSIETLSRLAKEARNAGLIGINTYYKPLEKLYYYLEEMGPASMKEIDEELISDFLASATARLSDATKKNYRISMINFFGYIDKQNSDEDGRTHRYGIELKNWGGLSGKSGTKLPSFMQEDEVERFLEAIETYPFQSSVAARNRLLIKLILFTGIRVGEALQLKTKDLIAEGDIYLIRITGKGNKARVVMIKASHINKYLTEWMQICRCESDWLFCNKKGTPLTQAYVSRIVEKILMKAGIRKEKNGAHMLRHTFATMLYLKKKDLVLVQEALGHASLDTSRIYTHFDKDRLKEAASVMDDIAKG, encoded by the coding sequence ATGAAATATCCATTGGATTTTGAAAACAGTTTCAATAAAACACTTCTTTTTTGGATAACACGCTATATGCACTCCAAACTTAACTCATTATCTAACCGTCAAGTAAAAGATCCTCAAGCACTTGCACGCATTATCTCAAATCTTCGTACCGGTGTAGATAGCATCGAGACTCTGTCACGTTTAGCAAAAGAGGCCAGAAATGCTGGATTAATTGGAATCAATACATACTATAAACCTCTTGAGAAGCTATATTATTATTTAGAAGAGATGGGTCCTGCATCTATGAAAGAGATTGATGAAGAGTTAATTAGTGATTTTCTTGCCTCAGCTACAGCAAGGCTTTCAGATGCAACAAAAAAGAATTATAGAATCTCTATGATTAACTTTTTTGGCTATATAGACAAACAAAACAGTGATGAAGATGGAAGAACCCATCGTTATGGAATTGAACTTAAAAACTGGGGCGGATTGTCTGGAAAAAGTGGTACAAAACTACCCTCTTTTATGCAGGAAGATGAAGTTGAGAGATTTTTAGAAGCTATTGAAACATACCCATTTCAAAGCAGCGTGGCTGCCAGAAACAGGCTTTTAATAAAGCTAATTCTATTTACAGGTATCCGTGTTGGAGAAGCTTTGCAACTTAAAACCAAAGATTTAATTGCCGAGGGAGATATCTATCTCATCCGTATTACAGGAAAAGGAAATAAAGCTCGAGTAGTAATGATAAAGGCATCTCATATTAATAAATATCTAACAGAGTGGATGCAAATTTGCAGATGTGAAAGTGACTGGCTCTTTTGCAACAAAAAAGGAACCCCCCTAACCCAAGCCTATGTAAGCCGTATAGTTGAAAAGATACTAATGAAAGCTGGTATTCGTAAAGAGAAGAATGGCGCACATATGCTTCGGCATACATTTGCAACCATGCTCTACCTTAAAAAGAAAGATTTAGTACTGGTTCAAGAAGCTTTAGGGCATGCAAGTTTAGATACATCACGCATATATACCCATTTTGACAAAGATAGGCTTAAAGAGGCTGCAAGCGTGATGGATGATATTGCTAAAGGTTGA
- a CDS encoding CvpA family protein, which produces MFVDTLVFASIIYFSYIGFKSGLSKQLYEIIKVFVGIAFADSFGASFSIFLVKHHILIPENFASLKLIGFLLLFSIYFITVIAIEKLYGVYIKNRFKIINKIFGMLTNRLWVLFVWTFGLFIASQFRIGNIQIKNYLQKNSIVYPYMYKFCKRVITNNFVKKLTSGSVTDTKEIFLETISDEKTYKEFLR; this is translated from the coding sequence ATTTTTGTAGATACTTTAGTTTTTGCAAGCATCATATATTTTTCATATATTGGCTTTAAATCTGGTTTATCAAAACAGCTTTATGAGATAATAAAAGTCTTTGTAGGAATTGCATTTGCAGATAGTTTTGGAGCAAGTTTTTCTATTTTTTTAGTTAAACACCATATACTTATACCAGAAAACTTTGCAAGTTTAAAACTAATTGGATTTTTACTTCTATTTTCTATATATTTCATAACTGTTATTGCCATAGAGAAATTATATGGAGTATACATAAAAAACCGTTTTAAAATTATAAACAAAATATTTGGAATGTTGACTAATAGACTTTGGGTACTATTTGTATGGACTTTTGGACTTTTTATTGCATCGCAATTTAGGATAGGTAATATTCAGATAAAAAACTATTTGCAAAAAAATAGTATTGTTTATCCATATATGTATAAATTTTGTAAAAGAGTAATTACAAATAACTTTGTAAAAAAACTCACATCTGGTTCTGTAACTGATACTAAAGAGATATTTTTAGAAACAATTTCAGATGAAAAAACATACAAAGAATTTTTAAGATAG
- the rnz gene encoding ribonuclease Z — protein sequence MNKIIFLGTSAGVPTKFRNVSALSLQPENSKEWFLFDCGEGTQHQILKSHLSPYNLSKIFITHLHGDHIYGLPGLLASRGMQQAKTELEIYGPAGIKEFIETVLKLSRLNLPFDLKIYEISNDMSIDFKQLSIDIVELSHSLTSYGFVLTFKDRPGKFNVEKARSMSIPEGPIYAKLKNLETVTLEDGRVIDGKEFLGDPIKGKRIAIGGDNDNPLLFSKYAPFDLMIHEATYTQNDFDNLPKKFQHTTAKQLATAAKKMGVKHLILNHISPRYDKDNRVSELLEEAKSYFTEKVEVAYDFMQVDF from the coding sequence ATGAATAAAATTATTTTTCTTGGAACATCAGCAGGTGTTCCTACAAAGTTTAGAAATGTATCTGCCCTATCCCTTCAACCCGAAAACTCTAAAGAGTGGTTTCTTTTTGATTGTGGAGAAGGAACACAGCATCAGATATTAAAAAGCCATTTGAGTCCATACAATCTATCTAAAATATTCATAACGCATCTACACGGCGATCACATATACGGTTTACCAGGACTACTTGCATCAAGAGGAATGCAGCAAGCTAAAACAGAGTTGGAAATTTACGGTCCTGCAGGCATTAAAGAGTTTATAGAGACCGTTTTAAAACTTAGCAGACTCAATCTTCCTTTCGATTTGAAGATTTATGAAATTTCAAATGATATGTCAATAGACTTTAAACAGCTATCTATTGACATAGTAGAACTCTCCCACTCTTTAACTTCTTATGGCTTTGTTTTAACTTTTAAAGATAGACCTGGAAAGTTTAATGTTGAAAAAGCAAGATCTATGAGCATACCGGAAGGTCCTATTTATGCAAAGCTTAAAAATTTAGAAACTGTCACACTTGAAGATGGGAGAGTTATAGATGGAAAAGAGTTTTTAGGAGATCCTATAAAGGGAAAACGCATTGCAATAGGTGGAGATAATGATAATCCCCTACTCTTTTCAAAATATGCCCCATTTGATCTAATGATCCACGAAGCAACATACACACAAAATGATTTTGATAATCTACCAAAAAAGTTTCAACATACAACAGCAAAACAGTTAGCTACTGCAGCTAAAAAAATGGGTGTAAAACATTTGATATTAAATCATATCAGCCCAAGATATGATAAAGATAACAGAGTCTCAGAGCTTTTAGAAGAGGCAAAAAGCTACTTCACTGAAAAAGTTGAAGTAGCTTATGACTTTATGCAGGTAGATTTTTAA
- a CDS encoding ArnT family glycosyltransferase, producing the protein MKPVTANNVEDYVERYGLLFLGFIIYLSFFFNLGSVPLFDLDEGAFSEATREMLASGNYITTYLGGELRFDKPILIYWLQAVSVKLFGLNEFALRLPSSLAATAWVLIFYKFVKYIYDRKIALLSAIFMASALQISVIAKAAIADALLNLCIASSMFAIFLYIQTEKKLWLYITFAAIGFGVLTKGPVAIMVPFVVTFIYFALKRDLLFWLKSVFNPIGILIFLLIAAPWYWLEYQDQGMKFIEGFFFKHNLSRFENSFEGHSGSFLYYIPVLLVGTMPHTGILLVAFSQLKTWFKDERILFLTLWFGFVFIFFSFSGTKLPHYVIYGYTPLFVLMALGFEKIRSSLWIILPVAILMTALIFLPEIAQAILPTIKDEFAKALIIEGKELFGWRYKMEIAILFAALLIVWKMQYSNFVKVVFTSIISILLINGTVLPTYAALAQQPIKDAALFTKKHKLSVVMWGINMPSFMVYSQNLVPKRVPKNGEIVLTKVTKLKEIESYQPIFKKYGIVIVRVNKMKNK; encoded by the coding sequence TTGAAACCTGTTACTGCTAACAACGTTGAAGACTATGTAGAGCGTTATGGATTATTATTCCTTGGCTTTATTATCTACTTGAGTTTTTTCTTTAATCTTGGTAGTGTCCCCCTGTTTGATTTGGATGAGGGGGCTTTTAGCGAGGCAACAAGGGAGATGCTTGCCTCTGGTAACTATATAACCACCTATCTTGGTGGTGAACTTCGTTTTGATAAACCAATTCTCATCTATTGGCTACAAGCAGTTAGTGTAAAGCTCTTTGGACTTAATGAGTTTGCTTTACGCCTGCCATCAAGCTTAGCTGCAACTGCTTGGGTTTTAATTTTTTATAAATTTGTAAAATATATTTATGATCGAAAAATAGCACTTTTAAGTGCCATTTTTATGGCTTCTGCACTTCAAATAAGTGTCATTGCAAAAGCGGCTATTGCAGATGCATTGCTTAATCTTTGCATCGCGTCAAGTATGTTTGCTATTTTTCTTTATATCCAAACAGAAAAAAAGTTATGGCTTTACATTACATTTGCAGCAATTGGATTTGGTGTTTTAACCAAGGGGCCTGTTGCTATTATGGTTCCGTTTGTAGTAACATTTATCTATTTTGCCTTAAAGCGAGATCTTCTCTTTTGGCTTAAATCTGTTTTTAATCCTATAGGAATTTTGATATTTCTTTTAATTGCTGCTCCTTGGTATTGGTTAGAGTATCAAGATCAGGGAATGAAGTTTATTGAAGGATTCTTTTTCAAACATAACCTCTCTCGTTTTGAAAACTCATTTGAAGGTCATAGTGGATCTTTTTTATACTATATTCCGGTTTTGTTAGTTGGTACAATGCCTCATACTGGTATTTTACTTGTTGCATTCAGCCAGCTAAAAACGTGGTTTAAAGATGAGCGTATTTTGTTTCTGACACTATGGTTTGGTTTTGTCTTCATCTTTTTCTCTTTTTCAGGAACAAAACTTCCACACTATGTAATCTATGGGTATACACCTCTGTTTGTATTGATGGCTCTTGGCTTTGAAAAGATTCGTTCATCTCTATGGATTATTCTTCCTGTTGCAATATTGATGACTGCTCTTATCTTTTTACCAGAGATTGCACAGGCTATTTTACCAACTATAAAAGATGAGTTTGCAAAAGCTTTAATAATAGAAGGTAAAGAGCTGTTTGGTTGGAGATATAAGATGGAGATTGCTATACTTTTTGCAGCGCTTCTTATAGTATGGAAGATGCAGTATAGTAATTTTGTTAAAGTAGTTTTTACCTCTATAATCTCTATATTGCTTATAAACGGAACAGTTCTTCCTACATATGCTGCATTAGCGCAACAGCCTATAAAAGATGCTGCGTTATTTACTAAAAAACATAAATTAAGCGTAGTTATGTGGGGAATTAATATGCCTAGTTTTATGGTATACTCCCAAAATTTAGTTCCAAAAAGAGTTCCTAAAAATGGTGAAATTGTACTTACAAAAGTGACAAAGCTAAAAGAGATAGAGAGTTATCAGCCTATCTTTAAAAAGTATGGCATTGTCATTGTTCGTGTAAATAAAATGAAAAATAAATAG
- a CDS encoding glycosyltransferase family 2 protein, with the protein MKLSVVIPVMNEEDNIAPLFKAVREALKDIDYELIMVDDGSSDKTVEKMKELADERTKILVFNRNFGQTTAMAAGIDEAKGELIVTLDGDLQNDPADIPMMIEKLEKEGWDLVAGRRAKRQDGMFLRKIPSKIANAIIRKTTKVYLHDYGCTLKIFKADVAKNLGLYGELHRFIPVLAKMYGAKITEVDVRHHPRIHGESKYGIGRTFRVVSDLLLMLFMQKYRTKPMHLFGTLGIPMLGAGLLIDAYMFLVKLFGEDIGQRPLLTLGVMLTLGGIQLITTGFIAELIMRTYYESQNKKPYTIKEVYVGKSKKSDETKD; encoded by the coding sequence ATGAAACTTTCGGTTGTCATTCCAGTGATGAACGAAGAGGATAACATAGCCCCACTCTTTAAAGCAGTTAGGGAAGCTCTTAAAGATATTGATTATGAGCTTATTATGGTAGATGATGGTTCATCAGATAAAACCGTAGAGAAAATGAAAGAGCTTGCTGATGAGCGTACTAAAATATTAGTTTTCAACAGAAATTTTGGTCAAACTACTGCAATGGCTGCAGGAATAGATGAGGCTAAGGGTGAGTTAATAGTTACATTGGATGGTGATTTGCAAAACGATCCGGCAGATATTCCTATGATGATAGAGAAGTTGGAAAAAGAGGGGTGGGATCTGGTAGCAGGTCGTCGTGCAAAACGTCAAGATGGTATGTTTTTACGCAAAATTCCAAGTAAAATAGCAAATGCCATTATTCGTAAAACTACAAAAGTTTACCTGCATGACTATGGCTGTACACTTAAAATTTTTAAAGCTGATGTAGCTAAAAACCTTGGATTGTATGGAGAGCTTCACCGTTTTATTCCAGTTCTTGCTAAAATGTATGGTGCAAAGATTACTGAAGTTGATGTAAGACACCACCCACGCATACACGGAGAGAGCAAATATGGTATAGGTAGAACTTTTCGTGTTGTAAGTGACCTGCTTTTAATGTTATTTATGCAGAAATATAGAACAAAACCAATGCATCTGTTTGGAACATTAGGTATTCCAATGCTTGGAGCTGGTCTTCTTATTGATGCATATATGTTTTTAGTAAAACTTTTTGGAGAAGATATAGGGCAAAGACCTCTACTAACTCTTGGGGTAATGTTGACTTTAGGTGGTATTCAACTTATTACAACTGGATTTATTGCTGAATTGATAATGCGAACCTATTATGAGTCTCAAAATAAGAAGCCTTATACAATAAAAGAGGTTTATGTAGGAAAATCAAAAAAGTCTGATGAAACAAAAGATTAA
- a CDS encoding type II toxin-antitoxin system Phd/YefM family antitoxin, giving the protein MQLSETIKPISYLKSKTAEIINSVNENRQAIIITQNGEAKAIIQDIKSYENLRNSLSLLKLIVQSEEDIRNDNVISQDEMFENLEKKLFG; this is encoded by the coding sequence ATGCAACTTAGTGAAACTATAAAACCTATCAGTTATTTAAAATCAAAAACAGCAGAAATTATAAATAGTGTAAATGAAAATAGGCAAGCTATTATCATAACTCAAAATGGTGAAGCAAAAGCTATTATTCAAGATATAAAAAGTTATGAAAACTTGAGAAATTCCTTATCATTATTAAAATTGATAGTTCAAAGTGAAGAAGATATACGAAATGATAATGTAATCTCTCAAGATGAAATGTTTGAAAATTTAGAAAAAAAACTTTTTGGATAA
- a CDS encoding rhodanese-like domain-containing protein translates to MTSEEISNAVHIFPTKDMLESGIMKIIDIRTEKEWRQTGVVPGSKCITFFDNVGQYDIDKFLEEYHKIADKDTLVGLICRTGSRTRMVTNFLRQQGYNVVNLDGGVYHLNRIGVELVPYKQTVYCNSEN, encoded by the coding sequence ATGACATCTGAAGAAATAAGTAATGCAGTACATATTTTTCCAACGAAAGATATGCTAGAAAGCGGCATTATGAAAATTATAGATATACGTACAGAAAAAGAGTGGCGACAAACTGGAGTAGTACCAGGATCTAAGTGCATAACTTTCTTTGACAATGTAGGACAATACGATATAGATAAATTTTTAGAAGAGTACCATAAAATCGCAGATAAAGATACACTAGTTGGTTTAATTTGCCGTACAGGAAGCCGTACGAGAATGGTTACAAACTTTCTACGTCAACAAGGATACAATGTTGTAAATCTTGATGGTGGAGTTTATCATTTAAATCGCATAGGAGTTGAGTTGGTTCCGTACAAACAAACTGTCTATTGCAATAGCGAAAATTAA
- a CDS encoding type II toxin-antitoxin system RelE/ParE family toxin encodes MKNFEVIWTKNAEFDLESIIEYIKTDSIKIAKDIFFDIKNQCNQLSTFPTSRRIVPELQQIGILRYRELIFKRWRIIYKIEKEKVFILIVVDSSRDIEDILFQRLLKDDNK; translated from the coding sequence TTGAAAAATTTTGAAGTTATATGGACAAAAAATGCAGAATTTGATTTAGAATCTATTATAGAGTATATCAAAACCGATAGCATTAAAATAGCTAAAGATATTTTTTTTGATATTAAAAATCAATGCAATCAATTATCAACTTTTCCTACCAGTAGAAGAATTGTTCCTGAACTTCAACAAATAGGGATTTTGAGGTACAGAGAACTCATATTTAAAAGATGGAGAATTATTTACAAGATTGAAAAAGAGAAAGTTTTTATTTTAATAGTTGTTGATTCAAGTAGAGATATCGAAGATATTCTTTTTCAACGGTTGTTAAAAGATGACAACAAATAG
- a CDS encoding NUDIX domain-containing protein — MSIKTPFLATDSIIECFNDKGEFKGIVLIERKNPPLGVALPGGFVDVGETVENACIREMKEETGLNIELKYLLGVYSDPKRDKRFHTVSIVYVSKAVGVPIGGDDAKTATLYHLSDIPWDKLVFDHKQILKDYIKHKETC; from the coding sequence ATGTCTATCAAAACACCGTTTCTTGCAACTGACAGTATCATAGAGTGTTTCAATGATAAAGGAGAGTTTAAAGGTATTGTTCTTATTGAAAGAAAAAATCCACCTTTAGGAGTTGCCCTACCCGGTGGTTTTGTAGATGTTGGAGAGACAGTTGAAAACGCCTGTATTAGAGAGATGAAAGAAGAAACAGGATTAAATATAGAACTTAAGTATTTGCTTGGAGTCTATTCAGATCCAAAACGTGATAAGCGATTTCATACAGTATCTATTGTTTATGTAAGCAAAGCTGTAGGAGTTCCTATTGGCGGTGATGATGCAAAAACTGCAACTCTATATCATCTCTCTGATATTCCCTGGGACAAACTTGTTTTTGATCATAAACAGATTTTAAAAGACTATATTAAGCATAAGGAAACTTGTTAA
- a CDS encoding NAD(P)H-dependent oxidoreductase, with protein MTNRELFLKAMNDRYACKVFDQNRKIPKEDLEYILECGRLSPSSFGIEQWKFIVIRNQEIKDKIQKVSWNQKQVGTCSDLVVILARKDVRSSDPYVQKQLKRYGLPEDKYNGLLKLYADWVDGRDDHTLELWSEKQAYIAAANMMTGAAFIGIDSCPIEGFDYKEVDKILSIDTNVFQSALVLPFGYRADRPKKKHRLTLDEVTDYIL; from the coding sequence ATGACAAATAGAGAACTATTTTTAAAAGCTATGAATGATCGATATGCTTGCAAAGTATTTGATCAAAATAGAAAAATTCCAAAAGAGGATTTGGAATATATTCTAGAGTGTGGAAGATTGAGCCCAAGCTCTTTTGGTATAGAGCAATGGAAGTTTATTGTAATTAGAAACCAAGAGATAAAAGACAAAATACAAAAAGTTTCTTGGAATCAAAAACAGGTTGGTACTTGTAGCGATTTAGTCGTTATTTTGGCAAGAAAAGATGTAAGAAGCAGTGATCCGTATGTTCAAAAACAGTTGAAAAGATATGGATTACCTGAAGATAAATATAACGGTCTTTTAAAACTTTATGCAGATTGGGTTGATGGAAGAGACGATCATACGCTTGAGTTGTGGAGTGAAAAGCAAGCCTACATAGCAGCTGCAAATATGATGACTGGTGCAGCTTTTATTGGTATTGACTCTTGTCCTATAGAGGGTTTTGACTATAAAGAGGTCGATAAAATTTTAAGTATTGATACTAATGTATTTCAAAGTGCTTTGGTTCTACCTTTTGGTTACAGAGCAGATAGACCAAAAAAGAAACATAGATTAACTCTTGACGAAGTTACAGATTACATCTTATAA
- a CDS encoding lysylphosphatidylglycerol synthase transmembrane domain-containing protein — MKQKIKLLLKILLTGAALWFVLHKVDIERLKESLQSADSIWLFIAFILFNLSKIASSFRLNIYFKAIGLKLSEKFNLILYYVGMFYNLFLPGGIGGDGYKIYLLNKHYKKGIKPLFQAVLLDRLSGLFALAFYSCLLFAFSDYSELLGDWTKWLSFLIAILLFPIAYFSTKLFFKDFLKCFNKTLVWGFAVQLLQLLCALAIIKSLYIGHSNLEYMTLFLISSVVAVLPLTIGGIGVRELTFLYGLEYIGEDPSLGVTFSFLFFIITAISSLMGLFLLNRVSPEKG, encoded by the coding sequence ATGAAACAAAAGATTAAACTTCTTCTTAAAATTTTACTTACAGGTGCAGCACTGTGGTTTGTGCTGCACAAAGTCGATATTGAAAGACTAAAAGAGTCTCTTCAAAGTGCTGATTCAATCTGGCTTTTCATAGCTTTTATACTATTTAATCTTTCAAAAATTGCCAGCTCTTTCAGGCTAAATATCTACTTCAAAGCTATTGGGCTAAAACTATCTGAAAAGTTTAACCTTATTCTTTACTATGTAGGAATGTTTTATAACCTATTTTTACCCGGCGGAATAGGTGGTGATGGTTATAAAATTTATCTACTTAATAAACACTATAAAAAAGGAATTAAACCACTGTTTCAAGCAGTTTTACTAGACCGGCTCAGTGGACTCTTTGCTTTAGCATTTTATTCCTGCTTGTTATTTGCTTTTAGTGACTACTCAGAACTTTTAGGAGATTGGACTAAATGGTTATCATTTTTAATAGCAATTTTACTATTTCCTATTGCCTATTTTTCAACAAAACTCTTTTTTAAAGATTTTCTAAAATGTTTTAATAAAACTCTTGTTTGGGGATTTGCAGTACAACTCCTTCAACTTTTATGTGCATTAGCAATCATAAAGAGTCTTTATATAGGTCATTCAAACTTAGAGTATATGACTCTTTTTCTCATCTCCAGTGTAGTTGCCGTTTTACCACTTACAATTGGTGGAATAGGGGTTAGAGAGCTTACATTTCTTTATGGATTAGAGTATATAGGTGAAGATCCTAGTTTAGGAGTAACATTCTCTTTTCTATTTTTTATAATAACTGCAATTTCATCACTAATGGGTCTCTTTCTATTAAATAGAGTTTCTCCTGAAAAAGGATAA
- the murA gene encoding UDP-N-acetylglucosamine 1-carboxyvinyltransferase — MDYLSIKGPSRLSGEVNISGAKNAALPLIAATLLCNKPCTIENIPNVADIRTLLKLFEKLGSKFIFEDHTLKIDNENITNTTATYDIVKTMRASILVLGPLLSRFGTCKVSLPGGCAIGQRPIDLHLKALEQMGASIEIKNGYVVATAPQGLHGARIIFDKITVTGSENIIMAAALAKGKSELINVAKEPEVVQLCEVLKDAGVNIEGIGTDELIIHGTDREPLNFKQFSIIPDRIEAGTYLCAAAITFSSITLNNVRADHLDAVTAKLHEAGCRIESNENSMTIYPAAKLKAFEVSTTEYPGFPTDMQAQFMALATQAEGVSIIEERLFENRFMHVSELQRLGASIHLKGHTATLNGPISLLGADVMATDLRASSALVLAGLAANGVTNVHRIYHLDRGYESLHEKLKKLGANIERLKE; from the coding sequence ATGGATTATCTATCGATTAAAGGTCCCTCTCGTCTAAGTGGAGAGGTAAATATTTCAGGAGCAAAAAATGCTGCTTTGCCATTAATTGCAGCAACACTATTATGTAATAAACCTTGCACTATAGAGAATATTCCAAATGTTGCAGACATTAGAACTCTATTAAAGCTTTTTGAAAAACTTGGAAGCAAATTTATTTTTGAAGATCATACTTTAAAAATAGATAATGAGAACATCACAAATACTACAGCTACATATGACATAGTAAAGACGATGCGTGCATCAATTTTGGTTCTTGGACCGCTTTTAAGCCGATTTGGAACTTGTAAAGTAAGTTTGCCTGGAGGATGTGCCATAGGTCAGCGCCCTATTGATCTTCATTTAAAAGCATTAGAGCAAATGGGAGCATCAATAGAGATAAAAAATGGCTATGTTGTAGCAACAGCACCACAAGGATTGCACGGTGCACGCATTATATTTGACAAAATCACTGTAACTGGCAGTGAAAATATCATTATGGCAGCAGCACTGGCTAAAGGTAAGAGTGAGTTGATAAATGTTGCTAAAGAGCCTGAGGTTGTCCAGTTGTGCGAAGTGTTAAAAGATGCAGGTGTAAATATTGAAGGTATAGGAACTGATGAGCTAATTATACACGGAACGGACAGGGAACCTTTGAATTTTAAACAATTTTCTATTATTCCAGATCGAATAGAAGCAGGAACATACCTTTGTGCTGCAGCTATAACATTCAGCTCTATTACTCTTAACAATGTTAGAGCTGATCATCTTGATGCAGTTACAGCAAAACTTCATGAAGCAGGATGTCGTATTGAAAGCAATGAAAACAGCATGACAATCTACCCTGCTGCAAAATTAAAAGCATTTGAAGTCTCTACAACTGAGTATCCGGGATTTCCTACCGATATGCAAGCACAGTTTATGGCACTGGCTACACAGGCTGAAGGTGTCAGCATTATAGAAGAGAGACTCTTTGAAAACCGTTTTATGCATGTCAGTGAACTGCAGCGTCTTGGAGCTAGCATACACTTAAAAGGTCATACTGCAACACTTAATGGACCTATTTCACTACTTGGTGCTGATGTTATGGCAACAGACTTAAGAGCAAGCAGTGCACTTGTACTTGCAGGACTTGCTGCAAATGGTGTTACAAATGTTCATCGTATTTACCATTTAGATAGAGGTTATGAGTCTTTACATGAAAAGTTAA